GTTGTCGAGCTCCACCTGAAAGTTCCACACCTCGCCTCCGTCGTCGCCCCCAAGGGCCTCGCCCCCCCCCATCAATGTCGTCAAATTCCGACCCCATGAACATGTCGTCGCCCCCACCCCCCTCGTCGCCGAATTGGATGGTGACGTCTTCGGACTCCTCTTCCACGTCGGGCGTCATGTCGCCGGGCTCTTCGAAGGGAAGGTCCCCCTCGCGGACGTCCGACGAGCCCGACGACCATCGGAACTGGACGGTCGTCTCTTCTTCCGTGCGTTCCAGGAGCACGGCATGAAGGGCGTCCGCCGACACCATGATGCCAAGGGCGTGTGTGCTCATCGGCTCAGAACAATCAGCAACTCAGAGTAAAGAAGGGAGCCCCAAGGCCCCGCGGCCGAGGGACGGCGGTTCTAGAACAGGCGACGGAGGCGCTTCTTGTTGTTCGCGTAGTCCATCGCGTGCTCGGGCTTGATTTTCTTCTTCCGCACGAGGCGGTAGAGATCCTGCTCCAGCGTGGTCTGTCCCTGTTTCCCGCCCTCCCACATCATCTGGTACACCTCGCCCACGTTGTCATTTTTGATTGCCGCGCGGGCGGACGAGCCCACCCACAGCACCTCTTTCGCCATCTGGCGGCCGCCGCCCATCTTGGGGAGCAGCTGCTGCGAAATCACGCACCGTAGCACATCGGCGAGGCGGTGCCGTACGCGCTGCTGCTCTTCGGGGGGCACCTCCGCCACGATGCGGTCGATGGTCTCCATGGCCGAGGAGGTGTGGAGCGTGGAGAAGACCTTGTGGCCCGAGTCGGTGATTTCGAGGGCCGCCTGAATCGTCTCCGGGTCGCGCATCTCCCCGATAACGACGATGTCGGGGTCCTGGCGCAGGGCCTGCGTAATGCCGGCCTTGAAGGTCTCCACGTCTTTGCCGACCTCGCGGTGTCGCACGATGCACTTCTTCGGCTTGTGCATGTACTCCACCGGCTGGGCGATCACGACGACGTGGCCCGGGAAGTCCTCATTATTCGCGTCGATGATGGCGTCGAGCGTGGTGCTTTTCCCCGACCCCGTGACGCCCGTGATGAGGGTGAGCCCATCCCGGACGTGCCGAAACATCATGCCCTTCTGAATTTTCTCGTGGAAGTTCAGGTCCTCCAGCGCAAACACCTCGTCGGTGATGGCGCGCATGTTGAGGGCGGCGTGGTCGTAATCCGAGTACGCCGTGGCCCGGAACCGGCGGGGCCGTCCGTCCTCGCCCGTGACGCTCTGCAACCGGTACGAGAAGTCCGCCGCCCCCTCGTTCAAGAGCTGCTTGGTCTGCTTCTCGTTGAGGAGATTGAGGACCAGGACATCGGTCTCCAGCGGGTCGTACGTGCCGAACGCGTCTTCTCGTCGCTTCTCACCGTCGACCCGATACCACACGTTGCCGTCGCAGGCCCGGCCCCCAAGGTCCATGTCGCTGGCGTCCAGTTCCAGCGTCCGTTCAACGAACTGGTTCACGTGGTCTCGGAGGGCCCGCTCTCGTTTCGGCGAGAGCTTGGCCGTTTGCTCCGCAAGATACCGGAGCCGCCGTTGCCCCCGATATCCGTCGGGAATGGACTCAATGATGCGGGCACAGGCCTCTGACGGGGCCTCGTCGGCCCGGCTGTCGGACTCGGCAGTCGCCGCGGGGGAAGGGGGGACGTTTTCCATGATCACGTAGCTCTCAGAGTGAATCTGTGGACCCACACCCGATCGGATGGTGGGGATTTAAGTTACCACAAGATTCGCGCCGACGGTCCAAGGGGACGAGGGCCGGAAGGCATACGAGGAGGAAGCGGCCTGTGAGGACCTGTATACCCTCCGTGCCCCTGTCCTTTCGCTGAGGGACTACGATTACGAAATGAATCCTTCCCCCGAGAAGACTACGTTGCGCCCGAGTTCGGGTCCGTCAGCGCGACCTCGAAAACCTGATCACTGAAATCCGGGACGTCACCATAGTCTTCAAGGTCGCGGAGACCATCTGGGGTCATTCGCCAACCGTTTCCACCGTACGTCTTTCGTCTTCTGCTCCAGTAGGAGTTATCGGGGTACCCGTTTTCCTTGATGTCCCATAACTGGGCCTCCGAGAAGACCCGCTGGTCCTCGAAGGACACCCGCCAGCCATCCGACGAGCCGATGGTCGTTTCCTCCACCATGCCGTACGGCGCCTCCCGCATCGTATTCAGCTTGTCCACGTCTTGCTTGAAGGACCGCTGGACGTGATCGTAGTCGCCGGGAAAGTCGACCGACTCGTCTCCTTCGTGGCTGCAGTTCTTGTCCACCGCCAGGATAAAGTTGAGCCGCGTGCCCGACTCGATGGTTTTCTCATAGCTCGACGAGGCATCGTTCCGATTGTTGCCCGGCGGAAATACCATTTCGGGGTCCGGCTGATTCTTCGGCTTGGTGCCTGGCTTCACCCGCTTCAGGTATACCGCCGAGCAGTAGCCGGCCATCGACTGCTCGAAGGTAACATTGAGCTGGCTGGGCGTCTCCACCGTCGGGGCCTTCATCGTGTTGTTTGCGTATCCCCCAAGCCGGTAGTCCACGGACGAATCCGCCACCGAGAAATGGCTGACCGACACGGCCGTATACGCCGAGGAACTGATCTGTTTGAGCCACGCCTTGTACGTTCCGCCCTCATATTCTCCCTGGATCGTGTCAACCTCCGAGACGACCTGCCCAACTTCTTTATCCTCATCGTCAACCTTGTGGGCCTCCGATAATACCGAATTGTACCCGGACCGGGCAATCTGACGAGCAATCACTTTTCCTTGGCGGAACGACTGCCGCTCTCTCGTATCGGCGGAGGTTTGGTTACCCTGAAACGCAAGGATAGTCACGGCTCCTACGACCGATAAGCTAAGAAGTAGACTGAATTTCCCCATGGCGAACAGGTGTTGTTTGTGACGAGGCTAGTTTGATTGCCCTACGGCCTGATCCAGGGCGTTCGGTCGACCGGTGCTTCGGATTCTCCCATTTTCTTCTCCGTTCTCGTGCGAGTGCAGCGGAAGGGGAGTGGGTTCGTGCGGGAGTACCGATCACCAGGGGCGTCCTTTGCCCCCAGTACAGTTATTGGACCCTTTGCTCCCTCCGGATGCCATGTACTTACATGCCGCCGCACACCCGAATGGCGTGCCCGTGGGATCCGTCAACTGCTTCCAGTTCCCCCCCGTGCAGCTCGTCGCATTCTTTGGAACGTTGATCACACTGGAGTTCGACTGATCCCGGACGAGTAAAACCGACCCAACGTGGGTGGCCTGTGGAAAGGTCTGCGTATTCTGGAACGGGGATACGACGGAAAACCGGACCCGGACACTGTGAACTTGGTCCGCATTCGCGTCCGGATTCGGGACAGGGTCAGCGTTCTTGTCAAGCAGATCAATCTGAAAGTACCCGAGGGCAGAGGGGCTCACGCCCTTCGCCCCAGACCACGAAGACCAGCTCCCCGTGCCCATTTCTTTTCTCCGCTTCTTCCGGGTCAGCCCGTACACAGGCTTGTCCGCCCCATCAATCATGCGCGTCCCCTCCTGACTCACCTCGTAGCGAGTCGCGATTCGATACTCTTTGTTGCTTGAAGTGGTGGAGTCGCGGTAGAAGGTGAACTGAGTGGTGATGTCGGTGCCCCCACCGCCCTCGGTGTATACTGGGTTCTCAAACGGAGCGCGCTCTCCTTCCTCAAAGTTCTCCCCCATTCGCTCAATGTCCCTCTCCAACCACGTCGCGAAGGTCTGCGTGAGCTCCCCCATCCGATTCCGCGACATTTCCGCCACACTGTTCTGCGTTGCCCGAGACTGGATGGACAGGAGAATCAGGGTCGTCATGAGGGCGATGACCGTTGCCGTCAAGTTGTCGTAGAGAAACTGCATGGCAAACGTCGGCTCTGTGAGCAGAGACGGATGTCGTACACCGAGGCCGCTCTTAGTAGTAGCTCAGCACCTCCGAAAATCGGATCGGCTCCGTCAGAAAGGGATCGTCCCCCGCGTCCTGGACGTAGACCACGACTTCTTTCCGGAACGTGGGCCCCGGCACCTCCTGCATGCTCGCGTCTAGGTAGCGGACCTCGACCTCCACCGTGAAGCCCATGTCGAACTCTGGGGTCTCGAAGGTCTCGGTACTAGGCACCATTTCGTGGAAGTCCCCCACCGAATCACAAGGTTGATCGCCCCCAAAAGCCTGACAGTCCATTCCTCCCCCGAATGAGCTTCTGAATTTTGCAGGGTTGGTGATCCGATTCTTGGTTCCTCCCACGGTCGCCTCATCGAAGGCCCGAGCGCGAATTACCTCCATCGTCTGCATGCCTACCCCGAGGGCCATCTGTTCCATCTCCGACCGGATCACCTGCCGCTGCTTCTGCAGCTCGGTCTTCATCTGGTTGAAGTTGAAAAACGTGGCCATCATGAGGGCCAAGAGGGCCAGAAGCGTCTGTTGCACGACGACCGATTTGGATTATGAGAAGCCGAGTGTTTGTCTTGCTTTGCTCTCCGTTTCCGTTCCGCCCGCGCTGGCCCCCGCGGCTCGGGGCCAGACGAGTCCCTAGGTCGCCACCACCCGAATCATCTCCTCTACGGAGGTTTCGCCGTCCAGAATGGACTCGCGGGCGGACGCCTGCAGCGACCGCATGCCGTCCTCCTGCTCCGCGTGCTCCCGGATTGAACTCTCATCGACGACCCCCTCCGCCTCAACGATCATGTGGCGGATGGGCTCGGTGAGGTACAGGGCCTCCGCAATGGCCCGCCGCCCGTCGTACCCCGTGCCGCCGCACTGGCTGCAGCCGCCCTTGTCGTCCGCGGCATAGAACGTCCCCGTGTTCACCTCGTCCTCCGAGAAGCCCAGTTGACGCAACTTCACGGCATCCGGGTTCGTGATCTCGCGCTTACAGTTCGGGCAGAGCGTGCGGATCAGCCGCTGGGCCACCACCAGGTTGATGGCGTAGGCGATGAGGAAGGGCTCGATGTCCATCTTGTAGAGGCGGCTCACGGCACTCGGCGCGTCGTTGGTGTGGAGCGTCGAGAACGTGAGGTGCCCCGTGTTGGCGAGCTTAATCGCGAGCTCGGCTGTCTCTTTATCCCGCATCTCTCCCACCATCACCGTGTCCGGGTCGTGGCGCAGGATGGAGCGAAGGGCGTCTTTGAGCCGCAGCTTGTCGCTCAGCTTAATCTGCCGCGCCCCTTCGATGATGTACTCGACCGGGTCCTCAATCGTGAGCACATTCTCCCCCGGCCCAATCACGCGGTGCAGCGCGGCCACCAGCGTGGTGCTCTTCCCGGACCCCGTCGGCCCCGTTAGGATTACCATGCCGTTGGGCTGTTGGATGGCGTGCTCGAACCGCTTGAGCGCCCGCGGCCCCAGGCCCAGCTTGTTGAGGTTCGTGATGACCTTGCGGTCGTCCAGAACACGGATGACGACACTTTCTGAGTCGATGTCCTGGTTGGAACTGGCGATCGGCATGATGGACACCCGGTACCGGATGCGG
This is a stretch of genomic DNA from Salinibacter grassmerensis. It encodes these proteins:
- a CDS encoding type IV pilus twitching motility protein PilT, with protein sequence MENVPPSPAATAESDSRADEAPSEACARIIESIPDGYRGQRRLRYLAEQTAKLSPKRERALRDHVNQFVERTLELDASDMDLGGRACDGNVWYRVDGEKRREDAFGTYDPLETDVLVLNLLNEKQTKQLLNEGAADFSYRLQSVTGEDGRPRRFRATAYSDYDHAALNMRAITDEVFALEDLNFHEKIQKGMMFRHVRDGLTLITGVTGSGKSTTLDAIIDANNEDFPGHVVVIAQPVEYMHKPKKCIVRHREVGKDVETFKAGITQALRQDPDIVVIGEMRDPETIQAALEITDSGHKVFSTLHTSSAMETIDRIVAEVPPEEQQRVRHRLADVLRCVISQQLLPKMGGGRQMAKEVLWVGSSARAAIKNDNVGEVYQMMWEGGKQGQTTLEQDLYRLVRKKKIKPEHAMDYANNKKRLRRLF